A DNA window from Candidatus Desulfatibia profunda contains the following coding sequences:
- a CDS encoding nucleotidyl transferase AbiEii/AbiGii toxin family protein — protein MNIFEKHEIFEIEVLEKLKNARLLDPLVFGGGTMLRLCHEMKRYSVDLDFWRIKDTDENILFDKLQDLLQKDYDITDAQMKHFTILLEIRSGGFPKRLKIEIRKEISDWDFQEKIAYSKFSTKQVVLKAHTLEQTMKNKIAALLERGEVRDGFDIEFLLRQGIALPDLSIEDKTRIIARLNGFKDNDFKVKLGSVLESDIRAYYIENQFNYLRQKLESENSLT, from the coding sequence ATGAATATTTTCGAAAAGCATGAAATCTTTGAGATCGAGGTTCTGGAAAAGCTGAAAAACGCCCGGCTGCTAGATCCCCTTGTTTTCGGCGGCGGCACCATGCTCCGGCTCTGCCACGAGATGAAACGCTATTCGGTTGACCTGGACTTTTGGCGGATAAAAGACACCGATGAAAACATCCTTTTCGACAAACTCCAGGATCTTTTGCAAAAGGACTACGACATCACGGACGCGCAAATGAAACATTTTACCATTTTGCTCGAAATCCGTTCAGGGGGTTTTCCAAAGCGATTGAAAATTGAAATTAGAAAGGAAATTAGCGACTGGGATTTCCAGGAAAAGATAGCCTATTCAAAGTTCAGTACAAAACAAGTTGTTCTGAAAGCGCATACCCTGGAACAAACCATGAAAAATAAAATTGCTGCATTATTAGAAAGAGGCGAAGTCCGTGACGGGTTTGATATTGAATTTCTGTTGCGACAGGGCATTGCGCTGCCGGACCTTTCTATTGAAGACAAAACGAGAATTATCGCCAGATTGAACGGCTTTAAAGATAACGACTTTAAAGTAAAATTAGGTTCGGTTTTAGAAAGCGATATTCGAGCCTATTACATCGAGAACCAATTTAACTATCTCAGACAAAAACTTGAGTCAGAGAATTCATTGACTTAA